Proteins found in one Aquibium microcysteis genomic segment:
- a CDS encoding sarcosine oxidase subunit alpha, with product MAETHRIAGSGRLAGAKQIRFTFDGEPHAAREGDTLASALLANGVHLVGRSFKYHRPRGILSAGAEEPNALVGIHRDAARRTPNVRATVQEVYDGLTAVSQNRWPSLAFDVGAINDLASPFFSAGFYYKTFMWPKAAWAKLYEPNIRQAAGLGVAPDRPDPDHYSARFAHCDVLVVGGGAAGLAAALAAAEAGARVILCDEQARFGGAMRYESGARIDGHDGWDWTQQAARRLSEMDGVTLLPRTTAFGYYAQNFVGLVERVTEHMAEPGDLPRERLWQVRAKRVILATGSIERHMVFAGNDRPGIMLASAARTYLNHYGVSVGRTIGVYTANESAYRAAIDLKKAGIDVRVVVDLRDNPTGAAVDEAKGLGIEVLPGRAVTSVTGSLRVKSITVQPKTGEGTGRHIPVDALLMSAGWTPSVHLFSQSRGKVAFEPGTQRFVPGTYAQDCASIGSCNGTDDLAAAIREAVAAGERAAKAAGRSGGARPFFKVEASEGWSAGMVGAAPGAGKGTKVKAFVDFQNDVTAKDIRQAVKEGMRSIEHVKRFTTNGMATDQGKTSNLHGLAIAAEMLGKDIPEVGLTTFRAPYTPVTYGAIVNHARGKLFDPTRRTPIHGWEERHGAVFEDVGQWKRAWYYPQAGEDMHAAVNRECRTVRQAAGLFDASTLGKIEVVGPDAATFMELLYTNPWQKLEAGRCRYGIMLREDGFIYDDGVVGRLAHDRFHVTTTTGGAARVLNHMEDYLQTEFPHLSVWLTSVSEQWAVIAVQGPKSRDILAPLVEGIDLSDAAMPHMSVREGTICGVPTRLFRMSFTGERGFEVNVPADYGEAVWEALWAEGRKHGACAYGTESMHVLRAEKGYIIVGQDTDGTVTPDDAGLDWAVGKKKTDFVGIRGLRRPDLVAPGRRQLVGLRTKDPRTVLEEGAQIVADPKQPVPMKMIGHVTSSYWSENCGRSIALALIEGGRDRMGQTLHVPMPSATIEVEVCDTVFFDQKGERLHG from the coding sequence ATGGCCGAGACGCATCGTATCGCAGGCTCCGGACGACTGGCAGGCGCGAAGCAGATCCGCTTCACCTTCGACGGCGAGCCCCATGCGGCGCGCGAGGGCGACACGCTCGCCTCCGCGCTGCTGGCAAACGGGGTGCACCTCGTCGGCCGTTCGTTCAAGTATCACCGTCCGCGCGGCATCCTTTCGGCCGGGGCCGAAGAGCCCAACGCGCTGGTGGGCATTCACCGGGATGCCGCCCGCCGGACGCCCAACGTGCGGGCTACGGTGCAGGAGGTCTATGACGGGCTGACGGCGGTGTCGCAGAACCGCTGGCCATCGCTCGCCTTCGACGTGGGGGCGATCAACGATCTCGCTTCGCCGTTCTTCTCGGCCGGCTTCTACTACAAGACCTTCATGTGGCCGAAGGCCGCCTGGGCCAAGCTCTACGAGCCGAACATCCGTCAGGCCGCGGGCCTCGGCGTCGCGCCGGACCGGCCGGATCCGGATCATTATTCGGCGCGTTTCGCCCATTGTGACGTCCTCGTCGTCGGCGGCGGCGCGGCGGGACTGGCAGCCGCGCTCGCGGCGGCCGAAGCCGGCGCCCGCGTCATCCTCTGCGACGAACAGGCTCGCTTCGGCGGCGCCATGCGTTACGAGAGCGGCGCCCGAATCGACGGGCACGACGGCTGGGACTGGACGCAGCAGGCGGCGCGGCGTCTGTCGGAGATGGATGGGGTGACGCTGCTCCCCCGCACCACCGCCTTCGGCTATTACGCGCAGAACTTCGTCGGCCTCGTCGAGCGGGTGACCGAGCACATGGCCGAACCCGGCGACCTGCCGCGCGAACGGCTGTGGCAGGTCCGGGCGAAGCGGGTGATCCTCGCCACCGGCTCGATCGAGCGGCACATGGTCTTTGCCGGCAACGACCGGCCGGGCATCATGCTGGCCTCGGCCGCGCGGACCTACCTCAACCATTACGGTGTCTCGGTCGGCCGGACGATCGGCGTCTACACGGCCAACGAATCGGCCTATCGGGCCGCAATCGACCTGAAGAAGGCCGGGATAGACGTTCGCGTCGTCGTCGACCTGCGCGACAATCCGACGGGGGCTGCGGTCGACGAGGCCAAGGGGCTCGGGATCGAGGTGCTGCCCGGCCGGGCCGTGACGTCGGTGACCGGCTCCCTGCGGGTCAAGTCGATCACGGTGCAGCCGAAGACCGGGGAAGGCACCGGGCGGCACATCCCGGTCGATGCCCTGCTGATGTCGGCCGGCTGGACTCCGAGCGTCCACCTCTTCTCGCAGTCGCGCGGAAAGGTGGCGTTCGAACCCGGCACGCAACGCTTCGTGCCAGGCACCTACGCGCAGGACTGCGCCAGCATCGGATCGTGCAACGGCACCGACGACCTTGCCGCTGCGATCCGCGAGGCCGTGGCGGCTGGCGAGCGGGCGGCGAAGGCCGCCGGCCGTTCCGGCGGCGCGCGTCCCTTCTTCAAGGTGGAGGCGAGCGAAGGCTGGTCGGCGGGCATGGTGGGGGCTGCCCCCGGCGCCGGAAAGGGCACGAAGGTCAAGGCCTTCGTCGATTTCCAGAACGACGTCACCGCCAAGGACATCCGCCAGGCGGTCAAGGAGGGCATGCGCTCGATCGAGCACGTGAAGCGCTTCACCACCAACGGCATGGCGACCGACCAGGGCAAGACCTCGAATCTGCATGGCCTCGCGATCGCGGCGGAGATGCTTGGCAAGGACATTCCGGAGGTCGGCCTCACCACATTCCGGGCGCCCTATACCCCAGTGACCTACGGCGCCATCGTCAACCACGCGCGGGGCAAGCTGTTCGACCCGACGCGCCGGACGCCGATCCATGGCTGGGAGGAGCGGCACGGGGCGGTGTTCGAGGACGTCGGCCAGTGGAAGCGGGCCTGGTATTATCCGCAGGCGGGAGAGGACATGCATGCCGCGGTGAACCGCGAATGCCGCACGGTGCGGCAGGCGGCCGGCCTGTTCGACGCCTCGACGCTCGGCAAGATCGAGGTGGTCGGGCCCGATGCCGCGACCTTCATGGAACTGCTCTACACCAATCCCTGGCAGAAGCTGGAAGCCGGCCGCTGCCGGTACGGCATCATGCTGCGCGAGGACGGCTTCATCTACGACGACGGCGTGGTGGGACGGCTTGCGCACGACCGGTTTCACGTCACGACGACGACGGGTGGCGCCGCGCGGGTGCTCAATCACATGGAAGACTACCTGCAGACGGAGTTCCCGCATCTGTCGGTCTGGCTTACTTCCGTCTCCGAACAATGGGCGGTCATCGCCGTCCAGGGCCCGAAATCGCGGGACATCCTCGCGCCGCTGGTCGAGGGAATCGACCTGTCTGATGCCGCCATGCCCCACATGTCGGTGCGCGAAGGAACGATCTGCGGCGTGCCGACGCGACTGTTCCGCATGTCGTTCACCGGCGAGCGCGGCTTCGAGGTGAACGTGCCGGCCGACTACGGCGAAGCCGTCTGGGAGGCCCTGTGGGCCGAGGGCAGGAAACACGGAGCCTGCGCCTACGGGACCGAATCGATGCACGTCCTGCGCGCGGAGAAGGGCTACATCATCGTCGGCCAGGATACCGACGGCACGGTCACGCCCGACGACGCCGGTCTCGACTGGGCGGTGGGCAAGAAGAAGACGGACTTCGTCGGCATCCGCGGCCTCAGGCGACCCGATCTCGTGGCGCCGGGCCGGCGGCAGCTCGTCGGGCTGCGCACGAAGGATCCAAGGACCGTGCTGGAGGAAGGCGCGCAGATCGTCGCCGACCCGAAGCAACCGGTGCCGATGAAGATGATCGGCCACGTCACCTCGTCCTACTGGTCCGAGAATTGCGGCCGTTCCATAGCGCTCGCCCTGATCGAGGGCGGCCGCGACCGCATGGGACAGACCCTCCACGTGCCGATGCCATCCGCGACGATCGAGGTCGAGGTCTGCGACACCGTGTTCTTCGACCAGAAGGGAGAGAGGCTCCATGGCTGA
- a CDS encoding ATP-binding protein, with protein MKIAIDMGLDGAGKPATMDLEELLATRLLVQGNSGSGKSHLLRRLLEQSAPWVQQCIIDPEGDFVTLADRFGHLVVDATRTEAELTRIASRVRQHRVSVVLNLEGLDSEQQMRAAAAFLGGMFDAERDHWYPVLVVVDEAQLFAPAAAGEVADDARKLSLGAMTNLMCRGRKRGLAGVIATQRLAKLAKNVAAEASNFLMGRTFLDIDMARAADLLGMDRRQAEMFRDLARGRFVALGPAVSRRPLPIEIGTVETAARSTSPKLMPLPDTAPEAAADLIFTPGPEELRAPPRRPAPPQPTPTADILAQLTASRPQLQPQPAKVEEALPEVDQAERERLLGAVMREILEDPDAAYRSDAVLYQDFLVRCRIRRIPGEPLPLRAFRRGLAVARAGLDGEPEDGSAWQTALELSKSLPDDLQGVFLLVARAAIERAPCPPDAVIARAYGTHSARRARKLLSFFEERGLLVMRTDFHGKRIAAFPDLDCETRAGDPDAPDTGADLPHAAE; from the coding sequence ATGAAGATCGCGATCGACATGGGGCTGGACGGCGCGGGCAAGCCGGCCACGATGGACCTCGAGGAACTGCTGGCGACCCGCCTGCTCGTGCAGGGCAATTCGGGCTCCGGCAAGTCGCATCTCCTGCGGCGCCTGCTCGAACAGAGCGCGCCCTGGGTGCAGCAGTGCATCATCGATCCCGAAGGCGATTTCGTCACGCTGGCCGACCGGTTCGGCCACCTCGTGGTCGACGCCACCCGCACCGAGGCCGAACTGACGCGCATCGCTTCCCGGGTCCGCCAGCACCGCGTCTCGGTGGTCCTCAACCTGGAAGGTCTGGATTCCGAACAGCAGATGCGCGCTGCGGCCGCCTTCCTGGGAGGCATGTTCGATGCCGAGCGCGACCACTGGTATCCCGTCCTCGTGGTGGTCGACGAGGCCCAGCTCTTCGCCCCGGCCGCGGCCGGCGAAGTGGCCGACGACGCGCGCAAGCTCTCGCTCGGCGCCATGACCAACCTGATGTGCCGCGGCCGCAAGCGCGGGCTCGCCGGTGTCATCGCCACGCAGCGGCTGGCCAAGCTCGCCAAGAACGTCGCCGCCGAGGCCTCCAACTTCCTGATGGGCCGCACCTTTCTCGACATCGACATGGCGCGCGCGGCCGACCTGCTGGGCATGGACAGGCGCCAGGCCGAGATGTTCCGCGATCTGGCCCGCGGCCGCTTCGTGGCGCTCGGTCCGGCGGTGTCGCGCCGGCCCCTGCCCATCGAGATCGGCACGGTCGAGACCGCCGCCCGCTCGACCAGCCCGAAGCTGATGCCGCTGCCCGACACCGCGCCGGAAGCCGCTGCCGACCTGATCTTCACGCCTGGCCCGGAGGAGCTGCGCGCCCCGCCGCGAAGGCCGGCGCCGCCCCAGCCCACGCCGACCGCCGACATCCTGGCGCAGCTCACCGCCTCGCGGCCGCAGCTTCAGCCGCAGCCGGCGAAGGTTGAGGAAGCCTTGCCCGAGGTGGATCAGGCCGAGCGCGAGCGGCTGCTCGGCGCGGTGATGCGCGAGATCCTCGAGGATCCCGACGCCGCCTACCGCTCGGACGCGGTGCTGTATCAGGATTTCCTCGTGCGCTGCCGCATCCGCCGAATTCCGGGCGAGCCACTCCCGCTGCGCGCCTTCCGCCGCGGTCTGGCAGTCGCGCGGGCGGGACTCGACGGCGAGCCGGAGGACGGGTCCGCCTGGCAGACGGCGCTCGAACTGTCGAAGTCCCTGCCCGACGACCTCCAGGGCGTGTTCCTGCTGGTCGCGCGTGCGGCGATCGAGCGAGCGCCCTGTCCGCCCGACGCGGTGATCGCCCGCGCCTACGGCACGCACTCGGCCCGGCGAGCCCGCAAGCTTCTGAGTTTCTTCGAGGAACGGGGGCTTCTGGTGATGCGGACGGATTTCCACGGCAAGCGGATCGCCGCCTTTCCCGACCTCGACTGCGAGACGCGCGCGGGCGACCCCGATGCCCCGGATACGGGGGCGGACCTGCCTCACGCGGCGGAATAA
- a CDS encoding sarcosine oxidase subunit beta yields the protein MRKYSVFAIAREAFRGHTGWEEQWSSPEPKAEYDVLIVGAGGHGLATAYYLAKEHGITNVAVLEKGWLGGGNTGRNTTIIRSNYLYDESAGIYEHAVKLWEGLSQELNYNVMYSPRGVMMLAHNVHDVQVLKRHVHANRLNGIDNEWLTPEQAKAFCPPLNISKDARYPVVGAALQRRGGTARHDAVAWGYARGASARGVHIIQNCEVTAINRGPDGAVTGVETSRGTIRAKKVGVVAAGHTSVLMGMAGVRMPLESYPLQALVSEPVKPCFPCVVMSNTVHAYISQSDKGELVIGAGTDQYTSYSQTGGLHIINHTLDAICEMFPVFTRMKMLRSWGGIVDVTPDRSPILAKTPVRGLYVNCGWGTGGFKATPGSGNVFAHTIARDEPHPINAPFTLERFRTGRLIDEAAAAAVAH from the coding sequence ATGCGCAAGTATTCCGTTTTCGCCATCGCCCGAGAGGCGTTTCGCGGCCACACCGGCTGGGAGGAACAGTGGTCCTCTCCGGAGCCGAAGGCCGAATACGACGTCCTCATAGTGGGTGCCGGCGGCCACGGCCTGGCAACGGCCTATTACCTCGCGAAGGAGCACGGCATCACGAACGTGGCGGTGCTCGAGAAGGGCTGGCTCGGCGGCGGCAATACCGGGCGCAACACCACCATCATCCGCTCGAACTATCTGTACGACGAATCGGCCGGCATCTACGAGCATGCCGTGAAGCTGTGGGAAGGGCTCTCGCAGGAGCTCAACTACAACGTCATGTACTCGCCGCGCGGGGTGATGATGCTGGCGCACAATGTGCACGACGTGCAGGTGCTGAAGCGCCACGTGCACGCCAACCGGCTGAACGGCATCGACAACGAATGGCTGACGCCCGAACAGGCCAAGGCCTTCTGCCCGCCGCTCAACATCTCGAAGGATGCGCGCTATCCGGTGGTCGGTGCGGCGCTGCAGCGGCGCGGCGGCACGGCGCGGCACGACGCCGTCGCGTGGGGCTATGCGCGCGGCGCCTCGGCGCGCGGCGTCCACATCATCCAGAACTGCGAGGTCACCGCCATCAACCGCGGCCCCGACGGCGCGGTCACCGGCGTCGAGACGAGCCGCGGCACGATCCGCGCGAAGAAGGTCGGCGTGGTCGCCGCCGGACACACCTCGGTGCTGATGGGAATGGCGGGCGTGCGCATGCCGCTCGAGAGCTATCCGCTGCAGGCGCTGGTGTCGGAGCCGGTGAAGCCCTGCTTCCCCTGCGTGGTGATGTCGAACACCGTGCACGCCTACATCTCCCAGTCTGACAAGGGCGAACTGGTGATCGGCGCCGGCACGGACCAGTACACGTCCTATTCGCAGACCGGAGGGCTGCACATCATCAACCACACGCTCGACGCCATCTGCGAGATGTTCCCGGTGTTCACCCGCATGAAGATGCTGCGCTCCTGGGGCGGTATCGTCGACGTGACTCCGGATCGTTCGCCGATCCTCGCCAAGACGCCGGTGAGGGGTCTCTACGTCAATTGCGGCTGGGGCACCGGCGGCTTCAAGGCGACGCCCGGCTCCGGCAACGTCTTTGCCCACACCATCGCCCGCGACGAGCCGCACCCGATCAACGCGCCCTTCACGCTGGAGCGCTTCCGGACCGGGCGCCTGATCGACGAGGCGGCCGCTGCGGCCGTGGCGCACTGA
- a CDS encoding SET domain-containing protein, which yields MLLVNTFVGASAIEGVGVFAADPIPKGTLIWRLEPDFDRLIPVEKYENAEPRLKEFLDRYAYPSPDRPGFIVYEVDNGRFMNHSDDPNTDFSDAGGATTIRDIAAGEELTCNYADFYPQFELMPTAEAARR from the coding sequence ATGCTGTTGGTGAATACCTTCGTCGGAGCCAGCGCGATCGAGGGCGTCGGCGTCTTCGCCGCCGACCCGATCCCAAAGGGGACCCTGATCTGGCGGCTGGAGCCTGACTTCGACCGCCTGATCCCGGTCGAGAAATACGAGAACGCCGAGCCGCGGCTGAAGGAATTCCTGGACCGCTACGCCTACCCGAGCCCCGACAGGCCCGGCTTCATCGTCTACGAAGTCGACAACGGCCGCTTCATGAACCATTCGGACGACCCCAACACCGATTTTTCCGACGCCGGTGGCGCGACGACCATCCGCGACATCGCGGCCGGTGAGGAGCTTACCTGCAACTACGCCGACTTCTACCCGCAGTTCGAGCTGATGCCCACCGCGGAGGCGGCCAGACGCTGA